One Synechococcus sp. PROS-9-1 DNA window includes the following coding sequences:
- a CDS encoding bestrophin family ion channel — translation MTIKSGTYGEPPRTARRDYVVVLLMLLWRMRYDLLLLAVVGTLILSETVPTNWQQSGSVVSIMGITVSIFIGFRNTQAIGRWWEARQLWGAIVNHSRNWSDILTSLLPEEQLVSTHGRNLIRYQVAMAWQLNFQLRNFYHYDLRRFQDYLLENLGLEPTTTLRQLGQARASEIRKLYENKSIDARGREQLMNVANATVDAIGGLERIRNTPLPASYDVFVRMLSWIFGFQLLLNFKMDGTSVVGSITGITLFLGFLMAERIGAYVEGPFDGDGSTFALPLNAICLTISRDLLGNETDSCLHHFSKDPVRWT, via the coding sequence ATGACGATTAAGTCTGGGACCTACGGAGAGCCACCGCGTACAGCTCGACGGGACTATGTCGTTGTTTTATTGATGTTGCTGTGGCGCATGCGCTACGACCTACTGCTACTGGCAGTCGTCGGCACTCTGATCTTGAGTGAAACCGTGCCTACAAATTGGCAACAAAGCGGCAGCGTGGTCTCCATTATGGGAATCACGGTTTCGATCTTTATAGGTTTTAGAAATACTCAGGCGATTGGCCGTTGGTGGGAAGCGCGGCAATTATGGGGAGCAATCGTTAACCACAGCCGCAATTGGTCCGACATCCTTACGAGTCTGCTTCCAGAAGAACAATTAGTGAGTACACACGGACGGAATTTAATACGCTATCAAGTTGCCATGGCGTGGCAACTCAATTTTCAGTTGAGGAATTTTTATCATTATGATCTAAGGCGCTTCCAAGACTATCTCTTGGAGAATCTGGGGTTGGAGCCAACGACAACATTAAGGCAATTAGGGCAGGCAAGAGCGAGCGAAATTCGCAAGCTATATGAGAATAAAAGCATCGACGCTCGTGGCCGGGAACAATTAATGAACGTCGCAAATGCCACCGTTGATGCCATCGGCGGCCTGGAGAGAATTAGGAATACCCCATTGCCCGCAAGTTACGACGTCTTTGTACGCATGCTGAGCTGGATCTTTGGGTTTCAGCTCCTGCTGAACTTCAAGATGGATGGAACATCTGTCGTCGGGAGCATCACAGGGATCACATTGTTCCTGGGCTTTTTAATGGCCGAACGCATTGGTGCCTACGTTGAAGGTCCATTCGACGGAGATGGAAGCACATTTGCATTGCCTCTCAATGCAATCTGTCTCACGATTAGCCGCGACTTACTTGGGAATGAAACCGATTCATGTCTCCACCATTTCTCCAAAGACCCTGTTCGCTGGACATAA
- a CDS encoding SDR family oxidoreductase, whose protein sequence is MSQRMIAISGASGKTGFRIAEELMAYGDRPRLLLRSESVIPDTLSKAEQVRLSLQDPSALDSALKGVDALVIATGARPSIDLLGPMRVDAWGVRSQVESCLRVGVSRVILVSSLCAGRWRHPLNLFGLILVWKRIGEQALEHSGLDWTVIRPGGLSEREPSLKEEGVYWSGPNQQEKDSIPRRLVARCCVEALNTPASIGRILEVTSSASRPVISLSDALLSIDS, encoded by the coding sequence ATGAGTCAGCGAATGATTGCGATTTCTGGGGCCTCTGGAAAAACAGGGTTTCGAATTGCAGAGGAGTTAATGGCTTATGGAGACCGTCCGCGTTTGTTGTTGAGATCTGAGTCGGTGATTCCCGATACCCTCTCCAAGGCTGAGCAAGTTCGGCTCAGCTTGCAAGATCCAAGCGCTTTGGATTCAGCCTTAAAGGGTGTGGATGCCTTAGTGATTGCAACGGGTGCTAGGCCTTCGATTGATTTGTTAGGCCCGATGCGGGTTGATGCTTGGGGCGTGCGCTCTCAGGTGGAAAGCTGTCTGAGAGTTGGGGTGTCCAGGGTGATTCTCGTGAGCTCTCTATGTGCGGGTCGTTGGCGACACCCCCTGAACTTGTTTGGTCTGATTCTTGTCTGGAAACGAATTGGAGAGCAAGCGTTAGAGCACAGCGGTCTGGATTGGACGGTCATTAGGCCAGGCGGTCTTAGCGAAAGAGAGCCATCACTGAAGGAAGAGGGGGTGTATTGGTCAGGTCCTAATCAACAGGAGAAGGATTCCATCCCAAGGCGTCTGGTTGCCCGTTGTTGCGTAGAGGCGTTGAATACCCCGGCCTCGATTGGAAGGATTCTTGAAGTGACAAGCAGTGCGTCTCGACCAGTGATCTCACTTTCCGATGCATTATTGAGTATTGATTCCTAG
- a CDS encoding DUF4278 domain-containing protein: MSTLLYRGQSYAAHQPSAAKSCVELTYRHEHYNTCREQVRAEMQQHPVLSYRGVRYSK, translated from the coding sequence ATGAGCACTCTTCTTTATAGAGGCCAGTCCTACGCAGCCCATCAGCCTTCTGCTGCTAAATCCTGTGTGGAGCTAACCTATCGCCACGAGCATTACAACACTTGTCGTGAACAGGTCAGGGCTGAAATGCAACAGCATCCAGTTTTGAGTTATCGGGGCGTTCGTTACTCCAAGTAA